TCGAAATGTACCGCTTTGAGGTGAAGCGCTATTATTGATGGCGGTGGCCGGCGCCATGCCCGCCGTGAGGGTCATGGCGCTGGTCCTCGCCGGCCTTTTCCGCCAGCAGTGCCAGCCCGTGGCGCAGGGCCGGCGCAATGGTCAGCAGGTTTTCCCGAGCCGCTTTGGGACTGCCCGGCAGATTGACGATGAGCGTGCGGCCGCGAATGCCGGCGACCGCCCGGCTCAGCATGGCATGCGGGGTCAGGGCCAGGCTGGCAGCCCGCATGGCCTCTGCCAAACCTGGCGCCAGTTTCTCCACGACCGAGAGAGTGGCCTCCGGCGTCACATCGCGCGGTGCGAAGCCCGTCCCGCCTGTCGTGAGAATGAGGTCCAGGCGTAGTTCGTCCGCCCACTGGCGCAGTAGCGCGGCGATCTGCTCCTGCTCATCCGGCACAACAGCGTACTGGGCGACGTGAAAGCCCAGCTCCTCCCCCACCAGCTTGATCAGCGCCGGCCCGCTGGCATCCTCTCGCTCGCCGCGGGCACTGCGATCACTGACAGTTAATATCCCCACGCGGGGCCACAGCGCTTCGTCCATGCCGGCCTCCCCACGCCTCAGCTCTCTGCCCCTACCACTTCCTGCCAGGGGCCGTGAATGCCGTCCTCGCTCACCCCGTAA
This genomic window from Anaerolineae bacterium contains:
- a CDS encoding MogA/MoaB family molybdenum cofactor biosynthesis protein, with product MDEALWPRVGILTVSDRSARGEREDASGPALIKLVGEELGFHVAQYAVVPDEQEQIAALLRQWADELRLDLILTTGGTGFAPRDVTPEATLSVVEKLAPGLAEAMRAASLALTPHAMLSRAVAGIRGRTLIVNLPGSPKAARENLLTIAPALRHGLALLAEKAGEDQRHDPHGGHGAGHRHQ